Below is a window of Candidatus Binataceae bacterium DNA.
ACCTTTGCCGTCAAGATTGACGTTCGCGCCATTTTCCAGTCGCGGTGCGCCGGCCACGTAAAAGGGCCCGAGCACTGTATTTTCGGTGGCGCCTTCCGGACGCGCATGGTTGATCGTATCAACCAGCATGGACACACCCAGCACATCCGACAGCAGAATAAATTCCTGGCGCCACTCGGTGCACATTTGTCCTGTTTGGGTCAGGAATTGAATCCCCGCGAACCATTCCTCGGGTGTGATGGCCGCTTCCTTTACTGCCGCGTGCAGATGCCGCACCACGGTGGTCATGATCTCCCGCAACCGCGCATCGGCTTGAGGTCCCATGCGCGCATTGACCACCTCTTCGGAATGGTCCGCATCAAAAAAAGCCGCGTCGCCCTTGTTGCCTTTCTCACTCGACATATCGACTCTCACTTCTGCGGTGCCTCTCCCGCCCAGGCACGAGCAATCAGGCTTCGTATACCTTCTCGCGTGAGCGGGCGCGGATTCCAATAAGGGCTCACCATCGCGCGATCTGCCGCATCGTCGATCGCGCTTTCCGGCATTCCTAGTTCACGCAGCGCCCGTGGAGCACCGATCTGCGCCAGCAGATCGTAAAGTCCCACAGCCGGCTCTTCGCCGAGAATCGGTTGCAGCCTTGCTATCACGTCGGGCACCGCTGGCGCGTTATACGCTAGCGAGTGTGGCAGCACGATTGCGTGTGTCTCCGCATGCGGCAGGTCGAACGAGCCGCCGAGCGTGTGACAAAGCTTATGGTGCAGCGCCATCCCAACTGCGCCGAGGCATGTGCCGCACAGCCATGCGCCGTACAGTGCGTCCGATCGCGCTTCACCATCCGAAGGATTTGCAGCGATGAGGGGCAATGCGCGTCTCAAGGCTCCGACACCTTCTACAGCCATCAAAGAGATAATTGGATTGCGCTCCTCGGCATACAGTGCTTCCACGGCATGGGCGATTGCGTTCATTCCGCTCATCGCAGAGAGCCTGGGTGAAAGCGTCATCGTCAAATCGATGTCGTATATGACCACCTCGGGTTGCACCTTCGGGTCGGTGATCGTTTTTTTGGTACCCGCGGAGGTCTCGCCGAGAATCGGCGTCATCTCAGACCCAGCATAGGTTGTCGGGACGACGACTTGCGGAAGGTCGGTTCGCAAGGCGATTGCCTTACCCAGCCCGGTCGTCGACCCACCACCGATGGCAACCAATCCGTCGATATTGAGCTGGCGCACAACCTCCATCGCTCGTTCTGTCACGGCGACTGGCGTATGCATCGTTGCGTGCGGAAACACACCAGCTGCTCGCGACCCCAGGACGCGGGCCAAATCTTCCGCAACGCCGCGTTGTTCCGGCGTAGATAGTACGAGCGTGTGTTCAAGCCCGAGGCCCTCGAGTTCAGCGCCAAGGGACGAGATCGTGCCGCGCCCGAAAAGGACGCGAAATGACCGTGAGCTGTACGTGAAAGGATTCACAACCCGGTCTCGCGCTAGACCCCGCGATGTTGCATGTCGCGCGTCATGCGATCGCCTCCGCTCCCGGTTCCGTGTGCTCATACCCGACCAGACGCGAAAGCACCCGCTCGCAGTCTGGTGGCGAGCCCCTGTCACGCCAAGCGAGAATTTGATCCGGCCGGATGAGGACCAGATCCGATTCGTAGAGCTCGCGAGCCTCCGCCGATTCGAGGCTCAGCGTCGTAAGTTCCACGCCAAGTTGCTGCGCTGCTGTTTTGAAATTCTCAGCACGCCCCGGCTCGCCGCCAA
It encodes the following:
- a CDS encoding maleylacetate reductase, whose amino-acid sequence is MSTRNRERRRSHDARHATSRGLARDRVVNPFTYSSRSFRVLFGRGTISSLGAELEGLGLEHTLVLSTPEQRGVAEDLARVLGSRAAGVFPHATMHTPVAVTERAMEVVRQLNIDGLVAIGGGSTTGLGKAIALRTDLPQVVVPTTYAGSEMTPILGETSAGTKKTITDPKVQPEVVIYDIDLTMTLSPRLSAMSGMNAIAHAVEALYAEERNPIISLMAVEGVGALRRALPLIAANPSDGEARSDALYGAWLCGTCLGAVGMALHHKLCHTLGGSFDLPHAETHAIVLPHSLAYNAPAVPDVIARLQPILGEEPAVGLYDLLAQIGAPRALRELGMPESAIDDAADRAMVSPYWNPRPLTREGIRSLIARAWAGEAPQK